GAAACATATTTAAAAGGTGTATAATTATGACGTTATCCATACACTCAAAACCCTACATAATCCCAGAATACAGCCTCACCGGCGACTTATTATCCTACTTAACATGTCCTTTACAGTACCGCTACCAGAACAAGGCCACTCTACCCCCATCCATGCCGGTTCAGTTGTGGTTTGGTAACTTCATCCATGGGGTTATGGAAGAGGCGTATCTACGCTGGGATGAACACGACTGGAAGGAATTCCCCTGGGACTGGGAAACACAGATAAGGCAGGTAGAACTGGAAATAAACAAGAGAATGAGATCCAGGGGACTAAACCCCCCACCCAACCTGTTCTGCACCTTTGAAGGTGAAAGTGACAACCCTGGACTTTGCCCTGACAACAACCACCCCCCATAAACTGGTTGCCAGTATCCGTGCAGAAAAGGCAATTAACACTTGGGGGCCCCATTTATTTCCTCTGATTGATGATGCTGAGATACGTCCTCAAGGGTATACGTGACATGCCCCATTACCAGAAGGATAAAAGCCGCTCCAATTATTACGGAGTAACTGGCATAGTAGATGTTCTAAGTTCGGTCCAGCTGAAGGGAGCAACTCCAGATAACCTTATAATAAAGTATCTGCACAATAATCCTGAATTTAAGAAAAAAATAGAAAATCTGGACTCTTACGAGATCATCGTGGATTACAAAGGTATGAACCGTCCCATCCCCGGTTCACCACACTGGTTACACCACCAGTGGCAGGTGCAGACCTATGCCTGGTTACGTTCCCTGCAGCC
This DNA window, taken from uncultured Methanobacterium sp., encodes the following:
- a CDS encoding PD-(D/E)XK nuclease family protein, which produces MTLSIHSKPYIIPEYSLTGDLLSYLTCPLQYRYQNKATLPPSMPVQLWFGNFIHGVMEEAYLRWDEHDWKEFPWDWETQIRQVELEINKRMRSRGLNPPPNLFCTFEGESDNPGLCPDNNHPP